The nucleotide sequence CAATTCGTGCCGCAACTCGTGCAAATCAGTGCCGTGCTGCCCATGCTCCGCGAGCCGCTGTCGCAACTGCCGCGCCTCTTCCACCGACAAGGTAGAGTCGGCGAAAGCCCGCTTGAAGTGCTGTAGCAGCTCGGCAGTTGCGGCTGTGAGGCGGCGCGTACCATTCGGGTTTTCCGGCATAGACAAACAAGGAGCAAGTGTGAAAAGCAAGAGTACAACAAGCACGTGGTGCACCACCAGAGTCAGCACCTATCCTGCGTATTTAGAGGCCGGTCAACTTAAGCCTTTGCAGTGAGGGTTAGATCAGAACCTCGGCACTGGCAGGTGCCACCGAGGCGCGCCGAACACGAGTTTGGGCTTCCTGTAGGGCCTTGGCGTAGGGCTCGTGCAAGACTCGTATGGGTGGGCCGTCGGGCTGCAGCACGGCGTCCCAGAGTCCGGACCGGTGCCATTCACGGTCCAGGAAATCCCAGTCGGGCCGGTCGAGGATAGGGTAGAGGCACACGCCCCAAAGCGGAACCCCCATGCGAATAGTCGCAGCGCATTCCCGCCCTATCATGTCCATCCACTTGGGCCGATCAACGCCGGGGTGGCTGGTTTCCGTTACCACTACTGGGCAGTTGTAGCGTTGGTGGGCCATGGCTAGCAGCTGCCGCAACGAGCGCCAACGTCGGTCGGCAGGCTTTTCGGCCCACGGAATGCGGTAGTGCGGGTCCAGCTCCCACTGGTTGTCGTAGTAGAAGTTGAATCCCAGAATATCCAAGTACTCGGGGCGGCCGCCCAACTCAGGGCAGATGCGGCCCGCCAGCATATCCACCGTTTGGAATTGGTAGTCGTGGAATTCGGCGGCTCGGATCCGTTCGGCACGGCTAGCCCCACTTCGGGGGATGATGTTGACGAGCGGTTCCGTGGTAAGAATTCGAATGCTAGGGTCTATTTCGCGCATGGCGGCTACGCCCTCGATGTAGGCCCGCATCAGCCCCCGCTTCACCTCCCAGCCCTGCCCCACACAATACGGAGTGGTGCCCCGGACGTCGCCGCCCAGCCAGCTCATAAAGCTAACCTCGTTGATGGGTGTCACAATTAGTTCGCCCTCTGGTACTTCACTGCGGTAGAAACGCACGAAAGCCCGGCACAATGCCGCGAAGCGCTGTGCGAACAGTGGGTGCAGGGGCGTCAGGTCGTCGGGGTAGCCGAAGTGGCAGATGTCCCAAAGCTGCTGAATGCCGTGGCGGCGCCCGGCGGCCAGCATGGTACGCACCGTGCTCCAGTCGTACTGGTAGGGTATTTTCTCGACCTGGCTCCAGCGGATGCCTTCGCGCACCGTGGTTAGCTGGTACTGCTGCAGGTCTTGGTAGTCCTGATCGAGTAATTGAAGATGGCCGGTGAGAGGCAGAAAATCGACGCGGTGTCCGAAGCAGTTGAGCTGGTCAGTACATTCGTAGCCCGCCATCCAAAATGATTGAAATGGATTGGTGCGAACAGGTGCAGGGGGCATAAGTGCAGTTATGAGAGGAGAGCGGACACACCAAAGTAGGCGTATCCGCTTCCTTTTACCGGAATATACGAGTTGGAGTTGGATCGGAGAGTATCGGGCAGCGTGGTTGTGCTTCACTTACGCCCGTGTTTGCATAGCGCCACGCATAGAAATGCGTGCTTCCACGCAGCAAGCCCAACACTACGGTGCTACTAGATCTGAGGCGAAACACCCGCTGAGTCGGCGGGCAGGGGCGCACGCTCCGTGTCCGTAATCGACTTGGCTTCAATGAAGATGCGCTTGAAATCCGGAAACTTCACGCGCACCGAGTCTTGTAGCCGCCTTACGGCTTGCTCCACCTCGTTGGAGGAAAGATGGTCGTGAAAATCAACGTCGAGTGCCAGCACAACATCATGCGGACCCATGTACATGGTAAGCGGCCGACGAATGGCTTCCACGGCGTGGTCCTGCCGGGCCAGTGCTTCCACCTCTTCCAGTGTGGTGTCGTCTACGCCTTCGCCAACCAGCAATCCTTTGGTTTTGTATATCAAGAAGATAGCCACCGTTACGAGCAGGATGCCGATGCAGATGGAAGCGCCGCCATCGAAATACGGGTTGCTGAGCAGGTGCCCGAAATACACCCCCGCAAGGGCAATAGTCAAACCCAGCAAAGCTGCCAGATCTTCCATCAGAATAGCGAATACCGAGGGGTCTTTGCTGCGACCCAAGGCTTGCCAGAAGCCAAATTCACCCCGGCTCTTATTGAACTCGCGGAACGCCAAAAAGCAGGATATTCCCTCGAACAACAGCGAAAGGCCCAGTACTACGTAGTTCCAGGTGGGGTCGGTGATGGGGGAGGGGTGCTGCAAGTGCTGAACGCCTTCATAGAACGACATGCCGCCACCCACTGAAAACACCAGGATGGCCACAATCAACGACCAGAAATACAGTTCCTTGCTGCGCCCAAACGGGTGTTGGGCATCGGCGGGTTTCTCGGCCTGCCTCACTCCGTACAGAATCAGAATGCCGTTGCCACTGTCTACCAGCGAGTGAATTCCTTCGGACAGCATAGCCGAACTGCCCGTAAAGAAGGCGGCTACAAATTTGGAAACGGCAATGGCGACATTCGCCGCAATAGCTCCGTAAATGGCAATCTTAGAACCCCCAGCAGACATGTAGTACGTAGTTTGATACGGCCCCGAAAAAAACGGGCTCTTCGTCGTACGAGGCGAGGCGAAGCGAGGTTAGGAGCAGCTACCGAATAGCAGTGGCGGCAATGTGCCGTATGGTTGAGGTAGAAAACTCTAAGCCGGAGTGCCTACTGGTGCGGGAGTAACACGTCGGCGCTTACTGAAAATACGTTTGGAGTCAGGTTCGGACAGCATGCTGATGCTGCCCGTAAAGTAGGCCGCCAAACTCTTGAAAACAGCACTAGCCAGCTTGGCTCAACGGTTCCGTACACTGCTGTCTGGGATGGAAGAATTGCCGGCCATGCAACTCAACAGACAGGGTAGTAGTAAGGCGTACCTAGCCTCTGCAAGTGCAGTTCAGCTAGCCGTTTGGCAGCACCTATGACTGTACGGTTCAGCTTCAGGAATTGCCTGCCGGGTTCGTTCTTTCCACCTGCGTAGTGGTAGTAGCCAGAACATTCCACTTTTATTCGACTTTTACGCCTCTATGGCTGCACCTTCTACTGATCCTATAGATCCTACTGCCACCACTGCTCCCCTCCGTCGTCGGCTGGGGCTGGTGCAGGCTACCGCCCTCAACATGATTGACATGGTGGGCATTGGTCCCTTCGTCACGCTACCGCTGGTGATGGGGTTCATGGGGCCAAACTTTCTGCTGGGCTGGCTGGCCGGCGCGGTACTGGCCCTGGTTGATGGCTTGATTTGGAGTGAGTTGGGCGCGGCCTATCCGGAGGCAGGTGGGTCCTACCGGTTTCTGAAGCTAGCCTACGGCGAACAGAAATGGGGCCGGCTCATGTCGTTTCTGTACGTGTGGCAAACGCTGGTGCAGGCGCCGTTGGTGGTGGCATCAGGCGCTATCGGCTTTGCGCAATACTTCAGCTACCTGGTTCCCCTCAACGACACCTGGCAGCCCAAACTAGTGTCGGGTACGGTGGTGCTGCTGCTGATTGCGCTGCTCTACCGCCGCATTGATGATATTGGGCGCCTGGGAGTCATGCTGTGGGTGGGCGTGCTCGGGCTGATGGGCTGGCTGATTTTCGGGGGCCTCACACACACCACATACGAAGTGGCCTGGCTGCCAGAAGGCGGTTTGTCGGGGTTGATTTCCTGGCACGATGGCCAACTGACGGGCTTGCTGCTTTCGGCCGCATTGGGGCAGGCCGCCGTCAAAACCATCTACTCGTATTTGGGCTACTACAACGTGTGCCACCTGGGCGGCGAGATAATCAACCCGCAGCAGGTAATTCCACGCAGTATTTTCCTGAGCATTCTGGGTATCATGGTGTTGTACTTGCTGCTCAACTGGAGCGTGGGTACCGTTGTTCCGTGGCAGGAAGCCAGCCAGTCGCAGTTTATTGTTAGCTCGTTTGTGGAAAAGCTCTACGGCGCTACGGCGGCCAAAGCCGCTACGGCGTTGGTGCTGTGGGTGGCGTTTGCGTCGCTCTTCGCGGTGCTACTGGGCTACTCGCGCATTCCGTACGCCGCCGCCGCTGATGGCGAGTTTCTGCCGGTTTTCGCTAAAACCCACCCCACCAAGCAGTTTCCCCACGTGTCGTTGCTGATTCTGGGAGGAGTGGGCTTCGTGTTTAGTTTGCTGTTCCGGCTGGGCGAGGTGATCAGCGCCATCCTGGCCATGCGGATTCTGGTGCAGTTTGTGGGGCAGGCGGTAGGGCTGGTGCTGCTGCGCCGGCGCCGGGGCACCCAGGGCCTGCCGTTCAAAATGCCACTCTACCCGCTGCCCGTGGTAGTGGCCGTTGTGGTGTGGTTGTGGGTGTTCGGGAGCATCAAGGATGGCGCCGTGCTCTACGAAAACGCGGATACGCGCATCTTTCTACCGTTTCAAGTGGCGGCGTTGCTGATGATGGCAGTTGGGTCGGTGGTGTTTCTGCTTTGGAGCCGGCGGTTAGGCCGGTGGCCGTTTGCCAATCGGGTAGCCGCCAGCAAACCCGGTAGCTAGCTACAGCGCCCGCACCAGCGCCACCCCCGCAAACGTGGCCAATAAGCCCAAGAACACGCTGCCTGCTAGGTACAGCGCCACCAGCACGTACTCGCCGTTTTCAAACAGAGTCAGGGTTTCGTAGGAGAAGGTGGAAAACGTGGTGAAGCCACCGCAAAAGCCTGTGGTGAGCAACAGGCGTAGCTCGGGCGTACTTATGGTGCCCTTTTCCGCTAGGGCGTAGAACAAGCCAATAAGCAAGCAGCCTAACACATTAACCAGCAACGTACCCAGCGGAAACGGCGTGGTAAAGTGGCGCGCCACCGCCAGCTGCAACAAGTAGCGCGCTACACTGCCCACCGCTCCACCAGTGGCAACAACAGCTAGAAGTCGAAGCATACTACATAGTTGAAAATGCATCCTGGGCCTACACCAGCCACCGTGTCTGCAGTGAGCCAGTTGTTTGTCCCCTGAAAAGTACTCACAGAATCAATACCAGCGTGCCGCCAATAATAAGGGCCGCGCCGAGGGCCGCTTTCAGCGTGAGCGCCTCACCCAAAAACAACACCGACAACACAATGGCAATAGCCACGCTGAGCTTGTCTACAGGAGCCACCTGCGACACCTTACCTAGCTGCAACGCCTTGAAATAGAAGATCCAAGACAAGCCGGTAGCCACACCTGACAGCCCTAGAAACAGCCAGTTGCGGGGAGTGAGGGTGTACACGTCCGCGGCACTGCCCCGAGCCAGCACAATGCCCCAAGCCACCAACAGAATAACTACCGTGCGAATGGCCGTGGCCAAGTCGGAGTTGACGCCTTTGATACCAACTTTGGCTAGTATGGCCGTAAGCGCCGCAAATACAGCCGAGAGCAAAGCATACGTCCACCACATACAGGTTAATTGTTGTTGGTTGATGCTTGTTAACGGCAACCAGCCAGCAACAACTAACAATCAGCCTACAATGTCTTCTCGTAGCAGAAGAAGCGCAGACCAGGGCGGAAAGCCAGCGTGATTTCGCCCGCAAATCGGTAACCTAGCTTGGGGAACAGGCGTTGAGTGGCGGCGTTTTCCGAGTTGGTGTCCACGCGTAAGGTGTTCAACCCCCATTGGTGCGCCAGCGCCTCGGCTTGCTGCAACAGGGCTGCCGCCACTCCCTGGCCCTGGGCTGCGGGGTCCACAGCCAACCGGTGCGTCACAACGGCCGGGGTGCTTGGGTCCCAATCGGCTTGGGCGTACTCGGCATCCTGTGCGTTGTTGGTAAGAGCCGCCATGCCGGCTAACGCGCCACCGTCAAGCTCTGCCACCCACAGTTGCTGCTGACGGATATCCTCCTGAAAAACAGCTTCATTGGGGTAGTCGGCAGACCATTGCTGGTTGCCATTGGCTTGCATGAAGGGAACCACGCGGCGGACAATACCCAGGATGGCTGGTAGATCGGAAGGGGTAGCGAGACGGATTGAAAGCATAAGCGAATGTAGTGCGAAGCGCTGGCTTGGCGCCTCATGGCGGCGCAGATAACCACTGATTTCCTGGCCTAACTCAGAGCATATTGCGCAAGTAACTTAAGAGTGGAGCAGCGTATTCGCAAAACAAGGCGTCCGGCCGAGCCAGACGCCTTGTAGCAGAACCACTGACTGGAGGGTAGCAGTTTCTTCGAAAAGCTGATGTTAGCCGCGGCGCAGTACGTCGGCGGCTTCCTTGGCGAAGTACGTGAGGATGGCGTCGGCGCCCGCGCGCTTGATGCTGGTCAACACTTCCATCATGGCTTTCTCGCCGTCGATCCAGCCGTTTTGGGCGGCGGCTTTCACCATGGCGTACTCGCCCGAAATGTTGTAGGCCGTAACGGGTAAGGTGGTGGCGTTTTTCACTTCTCGGATGATGTCGAGGTAGCTTAATGCCGGCTTTATCATCACCATGTCAGCACCTTCGGCCTCGTCTAGCGCTAGTTCGCGCAGAGCTTCGAGGCGGTTGGCGTAATTCATCTGATATGATTTCTTGTCGCCTTTTTTGGGGGCCGAATCCAGCGCGTCGCGGAAGGGACCGTAAAAGGCCGAGGCGTACTTGGCCGTGTAGCTCATGATGCTCACGTGCGAGAAACCGTTGCTGTCGAGCACGTCCCGAATCCAGCCAACGCGGCCGTCCATCATGTCGCTCGGCCCGATGATGTCGGCGCCAGCGCGGGCCTGCGCCAACGCCATTTGCCCGAGAATTTCCAAGGAAGCATCGTTTAGTATCTCCCCCGAATCCACATCTACCACGCCATCGTGGCCGTCAGAGGAGTAGGGGTCCATGGCTACGTCGGTCATAATGGCCACCTCCGGAAACTGCCGCTTGATGTCGGCCACGGTGCGCAGGTACAGCCCCTCGGGGTTGGTTGATTCTTTGGCGAGCCGGTCTTTTAGCGCATCATTGATGGCTGGAAACGGCGCGAAACTTTTGATACCCAACTCCACGCAACGCCCGATTTCGTCGATAAGCCGGTCGGCAGTGAAGCGGTATACACCCGGCATCGAGTGAATTTCGAGGGCCTGGCTCTGACCTTCAATCAGGAAAACCGGGTAAATAAAGTCGTGGGTCGTGAGGCGAGTTTCCTGTACCATGTCGCGGATAACCTGAGACTTGCGGTTACGACGCGGACGGTGTATAGGGACGTTGGGCATGGTGGCGGTAGTTGGTAAGACAGGATAGAACAGCTAACGCAAAGGTAAGGTTGCGGCCGAGGTAGTGGGTTTACTACTTGATACCTCCGTAAGCAACCCCAGCCATAAGGACTCCTGCTGCAAGAATGATAGCGCCTACAGTAAAGCCTGAGCTTCCTCCGATTATTAGGCCAATGACAATTCCCAACAGAATCATAATCGATCCTGTCACAAACAGAATTTCACCAATACTTATTTGCTCTTTCATTCCTAAAGTATTGAACGCAGGAAATCGTCGATAGCGGAAAGCGTCTTTTGACACCCTTTGAGCTTTAGTATCATAAGATAGAAGACGACGAACTGGCTGTACAGCATCTTGGTATAGTTGAACCGGTTTTTTATGGTCGTGCTGAGCTGCTTTGCTTTGCCTGGAGGCAAGTTGATTGAATGGACTGGAAGAGGGTGCAGTATGCGGTACAGTCTTCGCGGCAGTATTTCTTGATACCACTAATCCGCTATGCTGCATCGTATCAACCCGCGCTGCCAAACGCTGTGTCGGCCGGAACTGAAACACTGCCTTCTCACTGCGGCAGCTGGACAACAACAGCATTGGGAATAGAAATCGCCAGGGAATGGATAAGGTGATCATAATGGGGAGATAATAAGAGAGAAATCGGCTGTGAGACGACGAAGTAAAAGAGGAATAAAAGCTTAACAGTGAAGCTCAACACTACGTAAGGGCGTAAATTTTTTTCTATACCCTCTTCTAGTTTGGCCGTAGAACCAAGCAGATTACCAGCACCTATTCCTACCCGTTTTTCAACAATTAGCTGAACGCCATGAAAGACAATAAGAAAACCGAATCGTCGCCAAACAGTGCCGAACAAGGCAAGAAAGTATCTGGGATAAACGGCCAGCCATCAGGCCCGCACGAAGGCCCCGTAGCCGGCGATGCTACCAACACCCGCGGTGAAAACGTGCCCAGCCGGGAGGGACACGGCGGTGGTGCTAAGAAAGGCAAGTTCGATCCTGAAAAGCACAGCCCGCAAGGCTCCAACGCCGCCCCGTCGGATGACCGTGGCGCCGATAGCTCCGATAAAGAGTTCCGCAACAATCAACCAAACGACAGTACCTCGCAAACTGGCCGCCACACCAGCTAGTACGCTAGGTAGTTAGTGTTACAGCAAGGGCCTCGGAGTGGCAGTTTGAACTAGTTCAAACTGCCACTCCGAGGCCCTTGCTTGCGAGCTGGTCAGTGCAAATGGTGTCGGCACGGACGGGAAGCTGCCAGTGGCGTAACAGCCTAGTGGTTAGGGTGCTATCTGACTACATATTGAAGAACTCCTGGAAAACTTCCAGCCATGCGTGCTCCCCACCAAAGGCCAGCCCCAGAAAGTAGTAGCCGGCCAGTACGATAAGAGCTGCTACCCCAAAACCGGCCCATCCGCCAATCACGAGGCCCGTTGTTACGCCGCCCGCTAGTAGCAAAATGCCTAATACCAAGTGCCTGGTTCCGTGCTTTGTAGTCGCATGCGGGTGGCGCTGGGCTGGGTGGCGCGCTACTGCTGCGTGGCTGGCTGCCTCGGTGTGTTGTCCTGCGGGCACCCGGTATAGCGCCTTCGCTTGCGTAGCCCGTCGTTGGGTAGTGCGGGCCGGTTCAACAGGAGTGATGGTACGTGGGGCAGGCATCACTGCGGAGGCTAATACGGGTTCATAGGAACGGCCCGCCGGCAGCTGCGGCAAACGGTTAGGCTGGGGTGCTTGTGCGGAAGCGGGCTGGAAGGAAAAGCTGGCTTTATGAGTATAGCAGCCGGTTAGCAGTACTAGGGTAAGCAGTAGGCCAAAGCGTAAAGAAGTTAAAATCATACAGTTATTCTCTCTTCTTCGCTCCGAACGGTAGTTGGTTTTACGGCCGCCGCCGATTCAATTATGCGTAAATAACGCTGTGATACCACTTCGGGTTGGTGCGCTAGCAGATGGGCTGGAGCGGCCTGGCGAAGCTCTAGCTCCAGCATGGGGTTGTGCAGAATCTCCCAGATGGTATCAGCCAGAGACTGGGCGTTTCCACGCTTGAACACTAGGCCGGCTTTGCCTGCCGCATCAGGCAAGCCGTCGCTGTCCGACACGATAGGCAGGCATCCACAGGCGATTCCTTCGAGCACCACATTGCCAAACGCCTCGCCAAACAACGATGGCACCAGCAAATACCGGTATCGGTTAAGCTCTCGGGCCAACGTTTCGCCGTGCAGAAAACCAACAAACCGGACATGCGCGCTCAACCCCAGCCTGTCCACCAGCTGTTCCAAGTTGTCTCGTTCTGGCCCGTCACCGATAATGGTTAGGGACGGCTTATCACCAAGGAATTGCCGTTCGTCTAGCATCCCCAGAAACAAATGAAACGCCTCAATAGCCAAGGCGGTGCCCTTCTGGGAAACCAGGCGTCCTAGGAAAACGAAATCGTTTGTTTGCGGGATGTCAGAAAAAATCTTGAACTGGTCGGCCCGGTAAGGGTTACCGATGACGTGTGCAGCAGGCCAGCTCTGCTTGCGTACTGCCTCACTCACCGAAATGACCGACTTCGCTCGTTGCAGCCAGCCGCGCTTCAACCAGTTAACCCCTTCTTGCCAGTACAGTGCCGTGTTCAAGGAAATGACGGAGGGACAACCGTAGAATACGCCTGGCCAGGCCAGCCGCATACAGGGGTTGTTTTCGAACACAACCTCGGCCCAAGCATGCTGCTGAAATAAGATTCGGGTATTTGGGTTTCGAAC is from Hymenobacter tibetensis and encodes:
- a CDS encoding glycosyltransferase family 4 protein produces the protein MSLKILLLSHKFHPDVGGIEVNSEIYARAFSAAGHEVRVLTWTVAAPSKDKNYPFTVVRNPNTRILFQQHAWAEVVFENNPCMRLAWPGVFYGCPSVISLNTALYWQEGVNWLKRGWLQRAKSVISVSEAVRKQSWPAAHVIGNPYRADQFKIFSDIPQTNDFVFLGRLVSQKGTALAIEAFHLFLGMLDERQFLGDKPSLTIIGDGPERDNLEQLVDRLGLSAHVRFVGFLHGETLARELNRYRYLLVPSLFGEAFGNVVLEGIACGCLPIVSDSDGLPDAAGKAGLVFKRGNAQSLADTIWEILHNPMLELELRQAAPAHLLAHQPEVVSQRYLRIIESAAAVKPTTVRSEEERITV
- a CDS encoding glycoside hydrolase family 1 protein, translating into MPPAPVRTNPFQSFWMAGYECTDQLNCFGHRVDFLPLTGHLQLLDQDYQDLQQYQLTTVREGIRWSQVEKIPYQYDWSTVRTMLAAGRRHGIQQLWDICHFGYPDDLTPLHPLFAQRFAALCRAFVRFYRSEVPEGELIVTPINEVSFMSWLGGDVRGTTPYCVGQGWEVKRGLMRAYIEGVAAMREIDPSIRILTTEPLVNIIPRSGASRAERIRAAEFHDYQFQTVDMLAGRICPELGGRPEYLDILGFNFYYDNQWELDPHYRIPWAEKPADRRWRSLRQLLAMAHQRYNCPVVVTETSHPGVDRPKWMDMIGRECAATIRMGVPLWGVCLYPILDRPDWDFLDREWHRSGLWDAVLQPDGPPIRVLHEPYAKALQEAQTRVRRASVAPASAEVLI
- the hemB gene encoding porphobilinogen synthase, which produces MPNVPIHRPRRNRKSQVIRDMVQETRLTTHDFIYPVFLIEGQSQALEIHSMPGVYRFTADRLIDEIGRCVELGIKSFAPFPAINDALKDRLAKESTNPEGLYLRTVADIKRQFPEVAIMTDVAMDPYSSDGHDGVVDVDSGEILNDASLEILGQMALAQARAGADIIGPSDMMDGRVGWIRDVLDSNGFSHVSIMSYTAKYASAFYGPFRDALDSAPKKGDKKSYQMNYANRLEALRELALDEAEGADMVMIKPALSYLDIIREVKNATTLPVTAYNISGEYAMVKAAAQNGWIDGEKAMMEVLTSIKRAGADAILTYFAKEAADVLRRG
- a CDS encoding EamA family transporter — protein: MWWTYALLSAVFAALTAILAKVGIKGVNSDLATAIRTVVILLVAWGIVLARGSAADVYTLTPRNWLFLGLSGVATGLSWIFYFKALQLGKVSQVAPVDKLSVAIAIVLSVLFLGEALTLKAALGAALIIGGTLVLIL
- the crcB gene encoding fluoride efflux transporter CrcB, whose amino-acid sequence is MLRLLAVVATGGAVGSVARYLLQLAVARHFTTPFPLGTLLVNVLGCLLIGLFYALAEKGTISTPELRLLLTTGFCGGFTTFSTFSYETLTLFENGEYVLVALYLAGSVFLGLLATFAGVALVRAL
- a CDS encoding cation diffusion facilitator family transporter, with the translated sequence MSAGGSKIAIYGAIAANVAIAVSKFVAAFFTGSSAMLSEGIHSLVDSGNGILILYGVRQAEKPADAQHPFGRSKELYFWSLIVAILVFSVGGGMSFYEGVQHLQHPSPITDPTWNYVVLGLSLLFEGISCFLAFREFNKSRGEFGFWQALGRSKDPSVFAILMEDLAALLGLTIALAGVYFGHLLSNPYFDGGASICIGILLVTVAIFLIYKTKGLLVGEGVDDTTLEEVEALARQDHAVEAIRRPLTMYMGPHDVVLALDVDFHDHLSSNEVEQAVRRLQDSVRVKFPDFKRIFIEAKSITDTERAPLPADSAGVSPQI
- a CDS encoding GNAT family N-acetyltransferase, which encodes MLSIRLATPSDLPAILGIVRRVVPFMQANGNQQWSADYPNEAVFQEDIRQQQLWVAELDGGALAGMAALTNNAQDAEYAQADWDPSTPAVVTHRLAVDPAAQGQGVAAALLQQAEALAHQWGLNTLRVDTNSENAATQRLFPKLGYRFAGEITLAFRPGLRFFCYEKTL
- a CDS encoding APC family permease, with the protein product MAAPSTDPIDPTATTAPLRRRLGLVQATALNMIDMVGIGPFVTLPLVMGFMGPNFLLGWLAGAVLALVDGLIWSELGAAYPEAGGSYRFLKLAYGEQKWGRLMSFLYVWQTLVQAPLVVASGAIGFAQYFSYLVPLNDTWQPKLVSGTVVLLLIALLYRRIDDIGRLGVMLWVGVLGLMGWLIFGGLTHTTYEVAWLPEGGLSGLISWHDGQLTGLLLSAALGQAAVKTIYSYLGYYNVCHLGGEIINPQQVIPRSIFLSILGIMVLYLLLNWSVGTVVPWQEASQSQFIVSSFVEKLYGATAAKAATALVLWVAFASLFAVLLGYSRIPYAAAADGEFLPVFAKTHPTKQFPHVSLLILGGVGFVFSLLFRLGEVISAILAMRILVQFVGQAVGLVLLRRRRGTQGLPFKMPLYPLPVVVAVVVWLWVFGSIKDGAVLYENADTRIFLPFQVAALLMMAVGSVVFLLWSRRLGRWPFANRVAASKPGS